The proteins below are encoded in one region of Paenibacillus albus:
- a CDS encoding ROK family protein encodes MGFGIVAGIMINGSLLRGYRNVGGLLGHTTVDESAGRCRCGNYGCLENVVTFPILEAAYQQGKAQGQEDGSISLVEAYAQGDKDAIDICLNAGKALGIALSNLVNLFNPEAVYIGGAVPEQLPLVLEETKRTIMLRANRFATASLRPETSSFGNQEGLIGALTLAATSFLSNS; translated from the coding sequence ATCGGCTTCGGAATCGTTGCGGGTATTATGATCAACGGCAGCTTGCTGCGGGGATACCGCAATGTCGGCGGATTGCTCGGCCATACGACGGTTGACGAAAGCGCCGGACGCTGCCGATGCGGGAACTATGGCTGCCTGGAGAACGTGGTTACGTTTCCGATATTGGAGGCCGCTTACCAGCAGGGGAAGGCCCAAGGGCAAGAAGACGGCTCGATATCACTCGTCGAGGCGTATGCCCAAGGTGACAAGGACGCGATCGATATCTGTCTAAACGCCGGCAAAGCGCTCGGCATTGCGCTTAGCAATCTCGTCAATTTGTTCAATCCCGAGGCGGTTTATATCGGTGGTGCGGTTCCCGAGCAGCTTCCACTCGTTCTGGAAGAGACAAAGCGGACCATAATGCTGCGCGCCAACCGGTTTGCCACTGCCTCCCTGCGTCCTGAAACAAGCTCGTTCGGTAACCAGGAAGGACTCATAGGGGCTCTTACTTTAGCTGCAACTTCGTTCCTTTCCAACTCTTGA